The Alteromonas stellipolaris genome includes a region encoding these proteins:
- the smc gene encoding chromosome segregation protein SMC: MRLKKIKLAGFKSFVDPTTIPFPSEMTAVVGPNGCGKSNVIDAVRWVLGESSAKNLRGDAMTDVIFNGSSARKPVGQCSVELFFDNSAGRIGGEYATYSELSVRRLVTRDAQSTYFLNGTKCRRRDVTDLFLGTGLGPRSYAIIEQGMISRLIESKPQELRVFIEEAAGISKYKERRRETENRIRHTQDNLERLNDVRDELGQQLEKLQRQAAAANRYKALREKVRELKGQLAGIRFLKNNEQTENLQHALQGHQQALDALVSRQHGDEAGMLIYKEQLAQNKQAADDVQQQLFTTSNAITRIEQNELHSQQRKQQIEAELATLTEQTNLLVTGLDEANQALATSKAGLDALLPQQELNDEALAQAKDMFENAEQERRDFSAQSREHEQIYHRLKQEVQTCHSQIQSTMNMQLRTTQRMSELNDELSQLDTDDVSERIAILTAQIDEAEVQVSEAFEQYNDTKEALVSSQQSLAQAESMHRQLDGERQSLQSTIAALSALQDDAATSNTDVHSDLQLLWQHLTVPEHLNDCVETVLRYWQQPYIAGSLEVNELVNQITFLPMGGRVFAQSAFTDVKQPNTLAAALPNERVPEAFNHILLCETNADALRSVDTLAEGKTVLSQEGLWCAKDWVVRGGEVENSVLHRASKLAELSKNLNRIESDITLAQAKVEKANTLVIRNTELSDNAKLTHENLKNTLVQHTNAMSVLVMQNEQLAARNAKLKDELSKQNVMLGKEEAQLVTLSGQLEIHEAQLAEYEERVREAQNNREQFDNKVAQLRSKVESLTHQAHEMALKVQQLESHQNLYTQQVTRNQQQLTDYQFRRDTLSKELNDLSAPQAVQKVQLQELLTQKNELENKRSEYQSKQDDIEQLLRESEKGQQALAKDIQERTSNIEKLNIEIEGFKVRASAILEQLEDSKQSLKSILETLPDEADETKWQSELESTQGSLSRLGAVNLAAVEEYEIQSERKLHLDTQYNDLTDALETLQSAIRKIDKETRTRFSTTFEQVNQDLKALFPKVFGGGSAYLALTDDDLLETGVTIMARPPGKKNSTIHLLSGGEKALTALSLVFAIFRLNPAPFCLLDEVDAPLDDANVGRFCNLVSEMSQTVQFIYITHNKIAMEMATHLTGVTMAEPGVSRMVAVDVDEAMAFAEA; encoded by the coding sequence GTGCGCTTAAAAAAGATCAAGTTAGCGGGCTTTAAGTCCTTTGTAGACCCAACCACCATTCCTTTTCCCAGTGAAATGACCGCAGTTGTTGGCCCAAATGGGTGCGGAAAGTCGAATGTAATCGATGCTGTACGCTGGGTGTTAGGAGAAAGTTCTGCTAAGAATTTACGTGGCGATGCCATGACAGACGTTATTTTTAACGGCTCTAGTGCACGTAAACCTGTTGGGCAGTGCAGTGTTGAGTTGTTTTTTGATAACAGTGCAGGGCGAATTGGTGGTGAATATGCTACCTACAGTGAGTTATCGGTAAGACGATTAGTCACCCGCGATGCCCAATCTACTTACTTTCTAAATGGCACTAAGTGTCGTCGTCGTGATGTAACCGATCTGTTTTTAGGCACAGGGTTAGGGCCTCGCTCTTACGCTATTATTGAGCAAGGCATGATTTCTCGGCTAATTGAATCTAAGCCGCAAGAGCTGCGTGTTTTCATTGAAGAAGCGGCCGGTATTTCTAAATACAAAGAAAGAAGGCGAGAAACCGAAAACCGTATACGCCATACTCAAGATAACCTAGAACGGTTAAATGATGTGCGTGATGAGCTTGGCCAACAACTTGAAAAGCTTCAGCGCCAAGCCGCAGCGGCTAATCGCTATAAAGCGTTGCGTGAAAAAGTGCGGGAACTCAAAGGGCAGTTAGCGGGTATCCGCTTTTTGAAAAATAACGAACAAACTGAAAATTTGCAGCATGCACTACAAGGTCATCAGCAAGCACTTGATGCATTAGTGTCTCGACAACATGGTGACGAAGCGGGCATGCTCATCTACAAAGAGCAACTTGCGCAAAATAAACAAGCCGCCGATGACGTACAGCAGCAGTTATTTACCACCAGTAACGCCATTACCCGCATTGAACAAAACGAATTACATAGCCAGCAGCGCAAACAGCAAATTGAAGCGGAACTAGCCACGTTAACCGAGCAAACTAACTTGTTGGTTACGGGGTTAGATGAAGCTAACCAAGCGTTAGCTACATCTAAAGCAGGTTTAGATGCTCTGTTACCCCAGCAAGAATTAAATGATGAAGCCTTGGCGCAAGCCAAAGACATGTTTGAAAATGCCGAGCAAGAACGCCGTGATTTTAGTGCGCAAAGCCGTGAGCACGAACAAATCTATCATCGCTTAAAACAAGAAGTACAAACTTGCCACAGTCAAATTCAGTCGACAATGAATATGCAACTTCGTACTACGCAGCGTATGAGTGAACTGAATGATGAGCTTAGTCAGCTTGATACCGATGATGTTAGCGAACGTATTGCGATATTGACGGCGCAAATTGATGAAGCCGAAGTTCAGGTAAGCGAGGCGTTTGAACAGTACAACGATACCAAGGAAGCCCTTGTAAGCAGTCAACAATCCTTAGCACAAGCCGAATCAATGCATAGACAGCTAGATGGCGAACGACAATCGTTGCAATCTACCATTGCAGCACTCTCTGCACTGCAAGATGATGCTGCTACCAGCAATACAGACGTTCATAGCGACTTACAATTGTTGTGGCAGCACTTAACCGTTCCAGAACATTTGAATGACTGTGTGGAAACCGTATTGCGCTATTGGCAGCAACCTTATATTGCCGGTTCCCTTGAAGTAAACGAATTAGTTAATCAGATAACGTTTTTGCCCATGGGCGGGCGAGTGTTTGCGCAATCAGCTTTCACTGATGTAAAGCAACCCAACACTCTGGCCGCCGCCTTGCCAAATGAACGGGTACCAGAAGCGTTTAATCATATCTTATTATGTGAAACCAATGCTGATGCTCTGCGTAGTGTTGATACCCTTGCAGAAGGAAAAACCGTACTTTCTCAAGAAGGGCTTTGGTGTGCCAAAGATTGGGTAGTGCGGGGCGGTGAGGTTGAGAACAGTGTGTTGCATAGAGCATCAAAACTGGCTGAATTAAGTAAAAATCTTAACCGCATTGAAAGCGATATAACATTAGCTCAAGCAAAAGTGGAAAAAGCTAACACGCTGGTTATTCGTAATACCGAGCTAAGTGATAATGCCAAACTTACTCATGAAAACCTTAAAAACACCCTAGTTCAACATACTAATGCCATGTCTGTTTTGGTGATGCAAAACGAACAATTAGCGGCGCGAAATGCAAAACTTAAAGACGAATTAAGCAAGCAAAATGTCATGTTAGGTAAAGAAGAAGCGCAGCTTGTAACATTGTCTGGTCAACTTGAAATTCATGAAGCACAGCTCGCAGAATACGAAGAGCGCGTTCGCGAGGCACAAAACAACCGAGAACAATTTGATAATAAGGTGGCACAACTTCGCAGTAAGGTCGAGTCGTTAACGCATCAGGCTCATGAGATGGCATTAAAAGTACAGCAATTGGAAAGTCATCAGAATTTATATACGCAACAGGTAACGCGTAACCAGCAGCAGCTAACCGATTATCAATTCAGACGAGATACACTAAGCAAAGAGCTTAACGACTTGTCGGCGCCACAAGCGGTTCAAAAAGTTCAACTACAAGAATTGCTTACCCAAAAAAATGAACTTGAAAATAAGCGTTCTGAGTACCAATCTAAGCAGGATGACATAGAGCAATTACTGCGTGAGTCAGAAAAAGGTCAACAGGCGTTGGCTAAAGATATTCAAGAGCGCACAAGTAATATTGAAAAGCTAAATATCGAGATTGAAGGGTTTAAAGTGCGTGCTTCCGCTATTTTAGAGCAGCTAGAAGACAGCAAACAGTCGCTTAAATCTATTCTTGAAACATTGCCAGACGAGGCTGATGAAACAAAGTGGCAGAGTGAACTTGAAAGCACTCAAGGGAGTTTGTCACGCTTAGGGGCGGTTAACCTAGCCGCGGTAGAAGAATACGAGATTCAATCGGAACGAAAGTTACACCTTGATACTCAATATAATGACTTAACCGATGCGTTAGAAACGTTACAAAGCGCGATACGTAAAATAGATAAAGAAACCCGTACCCGTTTTTCTACCACATTTGAGCAAGTGAACCAAGATTTGAAAGCCCTGTTTCCCAAAGTGTTCGGGGGAGGCTCAGCCTATTTAGCCTTAACCGACGATGACTTACTGGAAACGGGGGTAACCA
- the cysZ gene encoding sulfate transporter CysZ translates to MSSRSGIHYFFEGFSLIKTKGLKRFVFVPLAINILLFSAAFYFLFGQIEYGISYVINLVPEWLGWIKTAVNFFLWPLAVLSVLLIFALIFGTLANWIAAPFNGVLSEKVERHLTGQAMGDDGLLDLVKDIPRTLGREFTKLFWYIPRAIGFLILFIFVPVFGQILWFLFSAWMMAIQYCDYPYDNHKIDFKRMQNHLSQHKGKSMSFGVMVNIFSLIPVVNFIVMPVAICGATSMWVSELRDEALRNRM, encoded by the coding sequence ATGAGTTCGCGAAGTGGTATACATTATTTTTTTGAAGGGTTTTCATTAATCAAAACTAAGGGCCTAAAACGTTTTGTTTTTGTTCCTTTAGCTATCAATATTCTGCTTTTTTCCGCCGCATTCTATTTTCTATTTGGCCAAATTGAGTACGGCATAAGTTATGTTATTAACCTAGTGCCAGAGTGGCTGGGCTGGATTAAAACCGCGGTAAACTTCTTTTTATGGCCATTAGCAGTATTAAGTGTACTGCTTATATTTGCCCTTATATTCGGCACACTCGCAAACTGGATTGCTGCGCCTTTTAACGGCGTATTATCGGAAAAAGTCGAGCGGCACCTAACAGGGCAAGCCATGGGCGATGATGGATTACTCGACCTGGTGAAAGACATTCCTCGCACCTTAGGTCGAGAATTTACCAAGCTGTTTTGGTATATCCCTCGTGCTATAGGCTTCTTAATACTGTTTATATTTGTGCCTGTGTTCGGGCAAATTCTATGGTTCTTGTTTTCTGCTTGGATGATGGCCATTCAATATTGCGATTACCCTTACGATAATCACAAGATTGACTTTAAGCGCATGCAAAATCACTTATCACAACATAAAGGTAAATCGATGTCCTTTGGCGTGATGGTGAATATCTTTTCACTTATTCCGGTGGTGAATTTTATTGTTATGCCAGTCGCAATTTGTGGCGCTACATCGATGTGGGTAAGTGAATTACGTGATGAGGCATTAAGAAACCGAATGTAG
- a CDS encoding tetratricopeptide repeat protein: MRGLTLAIIALLLIAGDSGRYTQQLVRNATSAIHAYDKQFLAAESLSTEPDLPESFTPEQTVSDSTGSDAADSDTASADLTSSASANKPSPLNDAQPLKQSVYALLWLAAQNHDQSATSQGNDSASEEAQSLLITLASKNNAQYWLEQLASINNADAAWALYQLLGEEAASDRLVRLAALGNVAEAQLAFAMATENSEKREKWLIRAAEQGYMPAQAALADWYLLHAQPGLAKPWLQKTAMQDMQSAFKYGRLLWDENNREEAKGFIQRAAKEGHKLAQQMASVIKRYSPTTPSNVPQYAWQSNTMCHQRIQLVATSLATIARADKLYKDYKNDERLSELPLCIAPPIWLENNVLDCNANFQGQGNLACNVKPLAPIVKARDITHAIVVSEQGKANVQNGVMYLDISDAYSVMVHELAHFSGFIDEYALSRNAARRYCSKEGLNTFAPPNLTMDGAIAYHPQNTVNRWETKAKEEFLPLRVGTAKTCGAINVTSYKPSRVITFMEHHDSGVIPDLYLSLWQEQLANPAAQRPISMNLFQAFHKNGQPQEAGQWLAAYESHKASGEINASEAPADAATSTNSDSNTDTEE; the protein is encoded by the coding sequence ATGCGTGGATTAACACTAGCGATAATAGCGTTGTTGCTGATAGCCGGCGACAGCGGCCGTTACACACAGCAGTTAGTGCGTAATGCTACTTCGGCAATACACGCTTACGACAAGCAATTTCTTGCAGCCGAATCTCTCTCAACTGAGCCTGATTTACCCGAGTCATTCACTCCCGAACAAACTGTTTCTGATTCAACTGGCTCTGATGCGGCTGACTCTGATACAGCTAGCGCTGATTTAACGTCTAGTGCGTCTGCGAATAAACCATCTCCATTAAATGACGCCCAACCATTAAAGCAAAGCGTTTACGCGCTGCTTTGGCTTGCGGCGCAAAATCATGATCAATCTGCTACAAGTCAAGGCAACGATAGTGCCAGCGAAGAAGCGCAAAGCCTTCTTATTACGCTAGCAAGTAAAAACAACGCCCAATATTGGCTTGAGCAGCTAGCCTCAATTAATAACGCTGACGCAGCATGGGCTCTGTACCAGCTACTTGGTGAAGAGGCCGCTTCCGACCGGCTCGTTCGCTTAGCTGCTCTTGGTAACGTTGCTGAAGCCCAGCTGGCTTTCGCCATGGCCACTGAAAACTCTGAAAAACGAGAGAAATGGTTAATAAGAGCGGCTGAACAAGGTTATATGCCAGCACAAGCGGCACTCGCCGATTGGTATCTATTACACGCTCAACCAGGATTGGCCAAGCCTTGGCTTCAAAAAACAGCAATGCAAGATATGCAAAGTGCATTTAAGTATGGCAGGTTGCTGTGGGATGAAAACAATCGTGAAGAAGCAAAGGGGTTTATTCAGCGTGCGGCCAAAGAAGGTCACAAACTAGCGCAGCAAATGGCGTCTGTTATCAAGCGATACAGCCCAACAACGCCTTCTAACGTGCCTCAATATGCATGGCAATCAAATACAATGTGCCATCAACGAATACAACTTGTGGCCACGTCTTTAGCGACGATTGCTCGTGCGGATAAGTTATACAAAGACTATAAGAATGATGAGCGGCTAAGCGAACTTCCACTATGTATTGCGCCGCCTATATGGCTTGAAAATAACGTGCTTGACTGTAACGCTAATTTTCAAGGGCAAGGTAATCTTGCCTGTAACGTGAAGCCGCTCGCTCCCATTGTAAAAGCGCGGGATATTACCCACGCCATCGTGGTATCAGAGCAGGGTAAAGCCAATGTTCAAAATGGGGTGATGTACTTAGATATAAGTGATGCTTACTCAGTGATGGTGCACGAGCTGGCGCACTTCTCGGGCTTTATTGACGAATATGCGTTGTCACGCAATGCTGCGAGGCGTTACTGCTCCAAAGAAGGGTTGAACACGTTTGCTCCGCCTAATCTAACTATGGACGGTGCCATTGCTTATCATCCTCAAAACACGGTAAATCGATGGGAAACAAAAGCCAAAGAAGAGTTTTTACCTTTACGGGTAGGTACGGCTAAAACCTGTGGTGCAATAAACGTAACCAGCTACAAGCCTAGCCGCGTGATCACGTTTATGGAGCACCATGATAGTGGTGTAATTCCTGATTTGTATTTATCGTTGTGGCAAGAGCAATTAGCGAACCCAGCGGCGCAGCGCCCTATTTCAATGAACTTGTTCCAAGCATTTCATAAAAACGGACAGCCACAAGAAGCAGGGCAATGGCTTGCAGCCTACGAAAGCCACAAAGCCAGTGGTGAAATTAATGCGAGTGAGGCACCTGCAGATGCTGCTACCTCTACAAATTCAGACAGTAATACCGATACTGAAGAGTAG
- the nlpI gene encoding lipoprotein NlpI, translated as MRRNVSLIFFFISVGILGGCAQTPEVSRQPQMGNLLLAEPAPVNPRSEMAIARYNQILGSSALSDEDKAELHLQRGMLYDSVGLGGLAQFDYSQAINLKPDFAEAYNSMGIHYIQQSDFIQAYDSFDSTLEINPEYDFAFLNRGIALYYGGRAELAVEDLGLFLQKDNSDPFRALWAYFAHYDLSPEEGQAYLAAIRPELNNEHWATTLTDLFLGVVDENAVLNSLLDGVKSQKALTDRLCEAYFYLGKYHSQDGNNGIASNYFKLALSTNVFDYVEHRYARMELNRLRQSSSDAEE; from the coding sequence ATGCGTCGAAACGTTAGTCTCATCTTTTTTTTCATATCTGTTGGTATTTTAGGCGGTTGTGCACAAACTCCAGAAGTTTCTCGCCAACCACAAATGGGTAATTTACTGTTAGCAGAGCCTGCGCCAGTTAATCCTCGCTCTGAAATGGCTATTGCCCGTTACAATCAAATTTTGGGTAGCAGTGCCTTGTCTGACGAAGACAAAGCAGAGCTTCACCTACAGCGCGGAATGCTATATGACAGCGTTGGGTTAGGTGGGCTAGCGCAGTTTGACTACAGTCAGGCCATTAATCTTAAGCCCGATTTTGCAGAAGCCTATAATTCAATGGGTATTCACTACATTCAGCAAAGCGACTTTATTCAAGCCTACGATTCCTTCGATTCTACGCTAGAAATTAACCCTGAATACGATTTCGCTTTTTTAAATCGCGGCATTGCCTTGTATTACGGCGGTAGAGCCGAACTGGCTGTCGAAGATTTAGGCTTGTTTTTGCAAAAAGATAATTCTGACCCGTTTCGGGCGTTGTGGGCGTATTTTGCCCATTATGATTTGTCGCCAGAAGAAGGTCAGGCTTATTTAGCGGCTATTCGCCCAGAATTAAATAACGAACATTGGGCGACGACACTAACCGATCTATTTTTAGGCGTGGTGGATGAAAACGCAGTGCTTAATTCGCTACTTGACGGTGTAAAGAGTCAAAAAGCGTTAACCGACAGGTTATGTGAAGCCTACTTTTATTTAGGGAAGTACCATAGCCAAGACGGTAACAATGGTATAGCTTCTAACTACTTTAAGTTGGCGCTAAGCACCAACGTCTTCGATTATGTTGAGCATCGTTACGCTCGCATGGAGCTTAACCGCCTTCGTCAAAGTTCGTCAGACGCTGAAGAGTAA
- the cdd gene encoding cytidine deaminase, translating into MDNKKIKKLIEQAQEVQQHSHSPYSNFKVGAAVLTESGDIFAGCNVESAAYPLSQCAEASAIGNMVSHGHKRIHSIVVASQNDEFCFPCGGCRQKIAEFAPDDTPVVMVTKSGETHETTIGELLPNAFRAHDLGK; encoded by the coding sequence ATGGATAATAAAAAGATAAAAAAACTAATAGAACAAGCACAAGAAGTTCAACAACACTCGCACTCACCTTATTCTAATTTCAAAGTAGGTGCTGCTGTACTTACTGAGTCAGGTGATATTTTTGCAGGCTGCAACGTAGAAAGTGCCGCTTACCCGCTAAGTCAATGTGCTGAAGCCAGCGCCATTGGAAATATGGTTAGTCACGGCCACAAGCGCATTCATTCTATTGTGGTGGCGAGTCAGAACGACGAGTTTTGCTTTCCTTGCGGAGGCTGTCGACAAAAAATTGCAGAGTTTGCACCGGATGACACCCCTGTGGTGATGGTTACCAAATCTGGTGAAACCCACGAAACCACCATTGGTGAATTACTGCCCAATGCTTTTAGGGCGCATGACTTAGGCAAGTAA
- a CDS encoding sigma-70 family RNA polymerase sigma factor, translated as MSYARAGLLISVKDWFSAPLSDESLMEQYARTGEPKVLSRLYDQHSNALYYYLLVLSNADMAADITQRTWLKVIEKKHLYRHEGKFLGWLFTLGRNALLDELRKQHQQNSHCNQVENLVSDSAVLDDIPDFHQLLKRLPFEQKEAFSLQQEGFSVHEISTICCVPHETVKTRLRYAREKLRKALESQS; from the coding sequence ATGAGTTATGCCAGAGCAGGGCTGCTGATATCAGTAAAAGATTGGTTTAGTGCTCCCTTAAGCGATGAAAGCTTAATGGAACAATATGCGCGTACCGGGGAACCCAAAGTCTTGTCTCGTTTATACGACCAACATAGCAATGCACTGTATTACTATCTGTTGGTGTTGAGTAACGCCGATATGGCAGCCGATATAACCCAAAGAACTTGGCTAAAGGTAATAGAAAAAAAGCACTTGTATCGCCATGAAGGAAAATTCTTGGGCTGGCTTTTTACCCTTGGACGCAACGCCCTGTTAGACGAACTTAGAAAACAACATCAACAAAATAGCCATTGTAATCAAGTTGAAAACTTGGTGTCAGATAGCGCCGTATTAGATGATATCCCAGACTTTCACCAACTATTAAAGCGGTTACCTTTCGAGCAAAAAGAAGCGTTCTCCTTGCAGCAAGAAGGGTTCAGCGTGCATGAGATAAGCACAATTTGTTGTGTCCCTCATGAGACAGTTAAAACACGTCTTCGTTATGCAAGGGAAAAGCTTAGAAAAGCATTGGAGTCACAATCATGA
- a CDS encoding energy transducer TonB, translating to MNAFTQHNVFRPFSVKPLIYIAMSILITFGLFVVMAKLIENNQVGSKVTEYQTVGPVVLALDDPEVIVRTPIKPMEKPVAQPPMEIPKADPTPNDTDTTFKFTPQFTNNTVNINPNFQSGKRDMQASPQFRVDPTFPQEALRNGTEGWVKLGFTVASNGTVQDIHIIGSEPKRVFDRAARRALSKWKYKPKIENGVPVAQHDMFVVLDFRFESAR from the coding sequence ATGAACGCTTTTACACAACATAATGTATTTCGACCCTTTAGCGTTAAGCCACTTATTTACATAGCGATGAGTATACTTATCACCTTTGGTTTGTTCGTCGTAATGGCTAAGTTAATTGAGAATAATCAGGTTGGCAGCAAAGTTACTGAATATCAGACTGTTGGGCCAGTAGTACTAGCCTTGGATGATCCTGAAGTGATTGTGCGTACGCCTATAAAACCCATGGAGAAGCCTGTAGCACAGCCGCCTATGGAAATACCCAAAGCGGATCCTACGCCCAATGATACCGATACAACGTTTAAGTTTACCCCTCAATTTACAAACAATACGGTAAATATAAATCCCAATTTTCAAAGTGGGAAAAGGGATATGCAAGCTTCTCCGCAATTTCGGGTAGATCCAACCTTTCCCCAAGAGGCGTTGCGAAATGGTACAGAAGGGTGGGTTAAGTTAGGTTTTACTGTAGCGTCTAATGGTACGGTACAAGATATTCATATCATTGGTTCCGAGCCAAAGCGTGTGTTTGACCGTGCAGCCCGTCGAGCCTTGTCTAAATGGAAATATAAACCAAAAATAGAAAATGGTGTGCCAGTGGCTCAGCATGATATGTTTGTTGTATTAGATTTTCGTTTTGAATCCGCACGGTAA
- a CDS encoding NADH:flavin oxidoreductase has protein sequence MTTKTQALFTPFKHKGLSVDNRIVMAPMTREFSPEGVPTSDVADYYRRRAEGGTGLIITEGTTVNDPVANMSHRIPVFHGDKALAGWEETVKAVHSVGGKIMPQLWHVGMARVAEKAPFPELPSAGPSGLFKPGKQGAEPMTQQHIESVINAFATAAADAKRIGFDGIEIHGAHGYLIDQFFWSGTNERTDEWGGSMANRGRFAVEIIKAIRAATSPDFPIVLRYSQWKQQDYTARLAETPQLLEEFLAPLSDAGVDIFHCSQRRYWENEFEGEDLNLAGWTKKLTGKPTITVGSVGLNDDFFGAFTGKGSNTRAIDDLIERLEKGEFDLVAVGRALLQDSNWANKIKNNQLDELEEFSGKALASLT, from the coding sequence ATGACCACCAAAACTCAAGCGTTATTTACCCCTTTCAAGCACAAAGGGCTATCGGTAGACAACAGAATTGTAATGGCACCGATGACTCGTGAATTCTCTCCTGAAGGTGTACCAACCTCAGATGTTGCTGATTACTATCGCCGCCGCGCTGAAGGGGGTACTGGTTTAATCATTACTGAAGGTACTACGGTAAACGATCCGGTAGCTAATATGAGCCATCGTATTCCGGTTTTTCACGGTGACAAAGCACTTGCCGGTTGGGAAGAAACAGTAAAGGCAGTGCATAGTGTTGGCGGAAAAATTATGCCTCAGCTTTGGCACGTAGGAATGGCTCGTGTTGCTGAAAAAGCGCCGTTCCCTGAACTTCCTAGCGCAGGCCCTTCAGGCTTGTTTAAGCCAGGTAAGCAAGGCGCAGAGCCAATGACTCAGCAACATATTGAATCTGTAATCAACGCTTTCGCAACTGCTGCGGCAGACGCTAAACGTATTGGATTTGATGGTATTGAAATTCATGGCGCACATGGTTATTTGATTGACCAGTTTTTCTGGAGCGGCACTAACGAGCGCACCGATGAATGGGGGGGCAGCATGGCAAACCGTGGTCGCTTTGCGGTAGAAATCATTAAAGCTATCCGCGCAGCTACGTCACCTGACTTTCCCATTGTGCTTCGTTATTCACAATGGAAACAACAAGATTACACAGCACGTCTGGCTGAAACACCGCAATTACTTGAAGAGTTTTTAGCTCCGCTTAGCGATGCAGGTGTAGACATTTTCCATTGTTCGCAGCGCCGCTATTGGGAAAATGAATTTGAAGGCGAAGATTTAAACCTAGCTGGCTGGACTAAAAAACTTACCGGCAAGCCAACCATTACCGTAGGGTCAGTGGGTCTTAACGATGATTTTTTCGGAGCATTTACAGGTAAAGGTTCAAACACCCGCGCTATCGATGATTTGATTGAACGTTTAGAAAAAGGCGAGTTTGATTTGGTGGCTGTAGGTCGAGCCCTACTACAAGATTCAAACTGGGCTAATAAGATTAAAAACAATCAACTTGATGAACTAGAAGAGTTTTCAGGCAAGGCCCTCGCTTCGCTTACATAA
- a CDS encoding MFS transporter, whose protein sequence is MTQPMPSNKLAKNTLLLAAAAIGFAQTVLFAILAPLGREIGLIEVQIGAIISCSSLTLFLISPLWGRASDRWGRRKVLLIGLFGYSAGTLVFAGVFQAALLGFLAPLAALTLLIITRVGNATVMAAVSPSASAYMADITTVEERVKGMGALGAATNIGSILGPAIGGLLASISLLTPLYFSVGVTVAVAVLAMFSLPVLPRPNHTSLPKKLKYTDPRIFPLIVAGVLLFMGFAIVQQTIAFRFQDTFALNSTDTAKIVGFSLMISAASALLVQMLLIPRLKLRPFTLLRLSMPIMMVAFAILASGDTKFQFMSAMCVLGLGLGIAGPGFMAGVSVAVSSDEQGAVAGIAGACPPLGFAVGPLLGSYLYAIDASLPYWFSFSCYLLVFFFTLKFKTRH, encoded by the coding sequence ATGACACAACCAATGCCGTCTAATAAGTTAGCTAAAAATACACTGCTATTAGCCGCAGCTGCCATTGGATTTGCTCAAACCGTTCTGTTCGCTATCTTAGCGCCGCTGGGTAGAGAAATTGGCCTAATAGAAGTGCAAATTGGTGCCATTATTTCTTGTTCTTCTCTTACGTTATTTTTAATAAGCCCTTTGTGGGGGCGTGCTAGCGATCGTTGGGGTAGACGAAAAGTACTCTTGATTGGATTGTTTGGCTATTCTGCGGGTACTTTAGTCTTCGCTGGCGTATTCCAAGCTGCACTATTAGGCTTTCTAGCCCCTTTAGCCGCGCTTACCTTACTTATCATCACTCGGGTGGGTAATGCCACGGTAATGGCTGCCGTATCGCCGTCAGCAAGCGCTTATATGGCTGACATCACCACAGTAGAAGAGCGTGTAAAAGGTATGGGCGCATTAGGTGCGGCCACCAATATTGGCTCAATTTTGGGTCCTGCCATTGGCGGGCTACTGGCCAGTATAAGTTTACTTACGCCACTTTATTTTTCTGTGGGGGTGACAGTAGCTGTTGCAGTATTAGCCATGTTTTCTTTGCCAGTATTGCCTAGACCTAATCATACTTCATTACCAAAAAAGCTGAAGTACACCGACCCGAGAATATTTCCTTTAATAGTTGCAGGTGTATTGTTGTTTATGGGTTTTGCTATCGTTCAGCAAACCATAGCCTTTCGGTTTCAAGACACCTTCGCGCTAAACAGTACCGACACCGCTAAAATTGTAGGCTTTAGTTTGATGATCTCTGCGGCATCAGCCTTGCTGGTTCAAATGCTGCTTATTCCTCGATTAAAGCTGCGGCCTTTCACGTTACTACGGCTTTCAATGCCCATAATGATGGTAGCGTTCGCTATTTTAGCCTCGGGCGACACTAAATTTCAGTTTATGTCGGCCATGTGCGTATTGGGTTTGGGATTAGGAATAGCGGGCCCAGGCTTTATGGCTGGTGTATCGGTAGCGGTATCATCAGATGAACAAGGTGCGGTAGCTGGCATCGCTGGTGCTTGCCCACCTTTGGGGTTTGCGGTAGGTCCACTTTTAGGCTCGTACCTTTACGCTATAGATGCCTCATTGCCCTACTGGTTCTCGTTCAGCTGTTATTTGTTAGTGTTCTTCTTCACGCTAAAATTTAAAACACGCCATTAA